The following proteins are encoded in a genomic region of Nonomuraea muscovyensis:
- a CDS encoding hydantoinase/oxoprolinase N-terminal domain-containing protein produces the protein MHIGIDVGGTNTDAVLVDRTHVLEAVKNPTTSDVTSGIIGALDDLAAGRPFDPQDIDAVAIGTTHFTNAVVQARGLASTAAIRLGLPAAAGVPPLTAWPRRLRLALGDHVYLCSGGHEFDGREISPLDEDELRRVAADLAAKGVRSAAITSIFSPVNAEVELRAAEILRAELPELRVSLSHEIGRVGLLERENATVINASLLPVAEQITNAFLKALDKAGIDAPLYLSQNDGTLMDVDYVRRYPVATFAAGPTNSMRGAAVLSGLSDCIVVDVGGTTTDVGAVVGGFPRPATTEVDIGGVRTNFRMPDVVSIGIGGGSRVTLGDTPVIGPESVGFLIHQEAMVFGGSTLTATDIAVAGGRLRLGDPSLVAHLDRADVRRCQQAIAERVAVLADSMRTSAEPIPMVLVGGGSVLLPEEMPGFDAVVRPEHFAVANAIGAAIAQVGGEVDKVYSGQDLDREDILAEAKAEARQKALLAGATADSIRIVEVDELPMAYLPGNAVRVRVKAVGDLIFGGSR, from the coding sequence ATGCACATCGGCATCGACGTCGGAGGAACCAACACCGACGCGGTCCTCGTGGACCGCACGCACGTCCTGGAAGCCGTCAAGAACCCGACCACGAGTGACGTGACCTCGGGCATCATCGGGGCGCTGGACGACCTCGCCGCCGGTCGGCCGTTCGACCCGCAGGACATCGACGCCGTCGCGATCGGCACCACCCACTTCACCAACGCCGTGGTTCAGGCCCGCGGGCTGGCCTCCACCGCCGCGATCCGCCTGGGGCTGCCGGCTGCGGCCGGCGTCCCGCCACTGACGGCCTGGCCGCGCAGGCTTCGCCTGGCCCTCGGCGACCACGTCTACCTCTGCAGCGGCGGCCACGAGTTCGACGGCAGGGAGATCTCTCCGCTGGACGAGGACGAGCTCAGGCGTGTGGCCGCCGACCTGGCCGCCAAGGGGGTCCGTTCCGCTGCCATCACCTCGATCTTCTCGCCGGTGAACGCCGAGGTGGAGCTTCGTGCGGCCGAGATCCTGCGTGCCGAACTGCCCGAGCTGCGCGTGTCGCTCTCCCACGAGATCGGCCGGGTGGGGCTGCTCGAACGTGAGAACGCCACCGTCATCAACGCCTCCCTGCTCCCCGTGGCCGAGCAGATCACCAACGCCTTCCTCAAGGCGCTGGACAAGGCCGGCATCGACGCGCCGCTCTACCTGTCGCAGAACGACGGGACGCTGATGGACGTCGACTACGTGCGCCGTTATCCCGTCGCGACGTTCGCAGCCGGTCCCACCAACTCCATGCGCGGCGCCGCGGTGTTGTCCGGGCTGTCCGACTGCATCGTGGTCGACGTCGGGGGCACGACGACCGACGTGGGCGCCGTGGTCGGCGGCTTCCCACGGCCGGCCACGACGGAAGTCGACATCGGCGGCGTGCGCACCAACTTCCGCATGCCGGACGTGGTGTCCATCGGCATCGGCGGGGGCAGTCGCGTGACCCTCGGCGACACGCCCGTCATCGGCCCGGAGAGCGTCGGGTTCCTCATCCACCAGGAGGCCATGGTGTTCGGCGGCTCCACGCTGACCGCCACCGACATCGCCGTCGCGGGCGGCCGTCTGCGGCTGGGAGACCCCTCCCTGGTGGCCCATCTGGACCGCGCGGACGTCAGGCGGTGCCAGCAGGCGATCGCCGAGCGGGTAGCCGTGCTCGCCGATTCCATGCGTACGTCCGCCGAGCCCATCCCCATGGTGCTCGTGGGCGGTGGCAGCGTGCTGCTGCCCGAGGAGATGCCGGGTTTCGACGCCGTGGTGCGCCCGGAGCACTTCGCCGTCGCCAACGCCATCGGCGCGGCCATCGCCCAGGTCGGTGGCGAGGTGGACAAGGTGTACTCCGGCCAGGACCTCGACCGGGAGGACATCCTGGCCGAGGCGAAGGCCGAAGCGCGCCAGAAGGCGCTGCTGGCGGGCGCTACGGCCGACAGCATCCGCATCGTCGAAGTCGACGAGCTCCCCATGGCCTACCTGCCGGGCAACGCGGTCCGCGTGCGCGTCAAGGCCGTCGGCGACCTGATCTTCGGAGGATCCCGGTGA
- a CDS encoding purine-cytosine permease family protein, which translates to MTRQAPPAASAGDHDDYALERVPTDRRYSWFSVATQRFGQLSALAQFLLGATLGLGMSFWDAVLAITVGSVLLEIVTVFVGIAGMREGLSTSVLARWCGFGRKGSAIIGLLITLSLIGWFGVQNAVFASGLHSLVGTLPVWAWALLGGAAVTAIVVYGFGSMAWTAYLTVPAFLAVAAFSIGSQLMEHDLGALISAPPPGQPLTLAQGATIVAGGFIVGAVMTPDMTRYNRSVADVVKQTVVGVTLGEYVVGLIGVLLAHAARSSDIVMIITTSSGLIGTVVLVASILKINDWNLYSSSLGLVNAVDVLFGKRLSRAGVTLAIGAVGSILSAVGILTHFVPLLTFIGILTPPVAGIMIAEYFVVRTWRKPLAESAARGALPDSAPDWVPVSLLAWALAALVGYTIEAGIPAVNSLATAFVVYAVLGKVIATRSKAAVAAPAHQD; encoded by the coding sequence ATGACCCGCCAAGCCCCACCGGCCGCAAGCGCCGGCGACCACGACGACTACGCCCTGGAACGCGTGCCCACCGACCGTCGCTACTCGTGGTTCTCCGTCGCCACACAGCGGTTCGGCCAACTGTCAGCCCTTGCACAGTTCCTGCTCGGCGCCACGCTCGGTCTGGGCATGAGCTTCTGGGACGCCGTCCTGGCCATCACGGTCGGATCAGTCCTCCTGGAGATCGTGACGGTCTTCGTCGGGATCGCCGGGATGCGCGAAGGGCTCTCGACGTCCGTCCTGGCCCGCTGGTGCGGCTTCGGCCGCAAGGGCTCGGCCATCATCGGTCTGCTCATCACGCTCAGCCTCATCGGCTGGTTCGGCGTGCAGAACGCCGTCTTCGCGTCCGGGCTTCACTCGCTCGTCGGCACCCTGCCCGTGTGGGCGTGGGCGCTGCTCGGCGGCGCCGCCGTCACGGCCATCGTGGTCTACGGGTTCGGCTCGATGGCCTGGACGGCCTACCTGACCGTCCCCGCCTTCCTCGCGGTGGCCGCGTTCTCCATCGGATCGCAGCTCATGGAGCACGACCTCGGGGCCCTGATCTCCGCGCCGCCGCCGGGCCAACCGCTGACACTGGCGCAGGGCGCGACCATCGTCGCTGGCGGCTTCATCGTCGGGGCCGTGATGACCCCGGACATGACCCGCTACAACCGATCGGTCGCCGACGTCGTCAAGCAGACCGTCGTCGGCGTCACCCTCGGCGAGTACGTGGTCGGCCTGATCGGCGTCCTGCTCGCGCACGCCGCCCGCAGCAGCGACATCGTCATGATCATCACAACGTCCAGCGGGCTGATCGGCACCGTGGTCCTGGTCGCGTCGATCCTGAAGATCAACGACTGGAACCTGTACTCGTCGTCCCTCGGCCTCGTCAACGCCGTCGACGTGCTCTTCGGCAAGAGGCTCAGCCGAGCCGGCGTCACCCTGGCCATCGGCGCCGTCGGCTCCATCCTGTCGGCCGTCGGCATCCTGACCCACTTCGTGCCGCTCCTGACGTTCATCGGCATCCTCACCCCGCCCGTCGCCGGGATCATGATCGCTGAGTACTTCGTCGTCCGCACCTGGCGCAAGCCGCTCGCCGAGTCCGCCGCCCGCGGCGCGCTGCCCGACTCCGCACCCGACTGGGTGCCCGTCAGCCTGCTGGCCTGGGCGCTCGCGGCGCTGGTCGGCTACACCATCGAGGCCGGCATCCCGGCCGTCAACTCGCTGGCGACCGCATTCGTGGTGTACGCGGTGCTCGGCAAGGTCATCGCCACCCGCTCGAAGGCCGCGGTCGCCGCCCCCGCCCATCAGGATTGA
- a CDS encoding DUF917 domain-containing protein: MHLDAADVEVLALGCTFLGSGGGGSVAAAAPLLRHTLEVKGRLPVVSATALEPDASVACVGAVGSSTVMLERLPSGVELAAAVRALERHAGVRFQALQPLEIGGVNGLLGLVAASWLGLPVIDGDAMGRAYPRLDHTVLMGAVPASPLALADAGGDVLLVDSAGDRSVERLVRAVLPAMGAWAAVCLHAGTAGQYARHAVPASVSRALTLGRAWTGRRREDGADFLAAAQARLVFTGTVLEIRRTRSATEISGVISLGHASEEDRSMRIDFANEYVAAFDDGVPVSTAPDITCVLDARTWEPVSVERLAVQQRVRVIHLAAPEALRRTHPGRLDLGLRGYGMAEVQTETRS, from the coding sequence ATGCACCTTGATGCGGCCGATGTCGAAGTTCTGGCACTAGGCTGCACGTTCCTCGGCTCCGGTGGTGGAGGGTCCGTTGCGGCGGCCGCTCCGCTCCTGCGGCACACCCTCGAGGTCAAGGGGAGGCTGCCGGTCGTCTCCGCGACCGCGCTGGAGCCGGATGCGAGCGTCGCCTGCGTCGGCGCCGTGGGTTCCTCCACCGTCATGCTGGAGCGGCTACCCAGCGGGGTCGAACTGGCGGCGGCCGTACGGGCGCTGGAAAGGCATGCGGGGGTGCGGTTCCAGGCCTTGCAGCCGCTGGAGATCGGTGGCGTCAACGGGCTGCTCGGCCTGGTCGCGGCGAGCTGGCTCGGCCTGCCGGTGATCGATGGCGACGCCATGGGCCGGGCCTATCCCCGGCTGGACCACACCGTGCTGATGGGCGCCGTCCCGGCCTCCCCTCTGGCGCTGGCCGATGCGGGCGGGGACGTGTTGCTCGTGGACAGCGCCGGGGACCGCTCCGTCGAGCGGCTCGTCCGGGCGGTGCTGCCGGCCATGGGCGCCTGGGCCGCGGTCTGCCTGCACGCCGGCACGGCCGGGCAGTACGCGCGCCACGCCGTGCCCGCCTCCGTCAGTCGTGCTCTCACGTTGGGAAGGGCGTGGACCGGTCGGCGGCGGGAGGACGGGGCCGATTTCCTGGCCGCCGCGCAGGCGCGTCTGGTCTTCACCGGAACCGTGCTGGAGATCAGGAGGACCCGGTCCGCGACCGAGATCAGCGGCGTCATCTCCCTCGGCCATGCCTCCGAGGAGGACCGTTCCATGCGGATCGACTTCGCCAACGAGTACGTCGCCGCCTTCGACGACGGCGTGCCGGTGTCCACCGCGCCCGACATCACCTGCGTGCTCGACGCCCGCACCTGGGAACCCGTCTCGGTGGAGCGACTCGCCGTACAGCAGCGTGTCCGGGTCATCCACCTGGCCGCACCAGAGGCGCTGCGGCGCACCCATCCGGGTCGCCTGGACCTCGGCCTGCGCGGGTACGGCATGGCTGAGGTCCAGACGGAGACCCGGTCATGA
- a CDS encoding helix-turn-helix domain-containing protein yields MRDDAVRFRDLQALPALNSARLVGGGAGMDVIVREVEIVEPEAVMTADLRPAALIVLPFGNADGPIHQEHLLDLMLRRAHLAKVCAIVVTGHHSEIATATRRLADKFAIPTLVAPDRLPALPLTVHLRTVVHEPQVEQSRILHALTSRLRAHGEDLHHIMTCLATTLDAAATACTAQGTILSGDEPATAVPDIVSSRTLCSFRTDDTSIAVLPVAGLAGSAALWVAVERADAGALWRGTAELCLSVAHGPLLAWLAREQLTAERDARLRGTLLAEILEHGGAVTSAVAEQAAMAGWQLAGWHVGLHFRLGHSAGLSTFTVDTLARELAAAQLYPGPLVERADGWSTWITSPQEVPADHAHKVARKLTRALRAFRDRRSGVTVAAGVGSPQRDASGIATTLAEARQAAVIAASSGDSMAVRVVQDLGASRLLLGWYSSSAFRDYAGQLLRPLLDNRDKDLITTLEAYLDRSCSAMQTGRVLGIHRNTVSQRMARVEKLLGLSLSQADTRLAVQLALRALRTSDLKH; encoded by the coding sequence ATGAGAGACGATGCCGTACGGTTCCGAGACCTGCAGGCGCTCCCCGCGCTCAACAGCGCGCGACTCGTCGGCGGCGGCGCGGGCATGGACGTCATCGTCCGCGAGGTCGAGATCGTCGAGCCGGAGGCGGTCATGACCGCCGACCTGCGGCCCGCCGCGCTGATCGTCCTGCCGTTCGGGAACGCCGACGGCCCCATCCATCAGGAGCACCTGCTCGATCTCATGCTCCGCCGCGCGCACCTCGCCAAGGTGTGCGCGATCGTCGTCACGGGACACCACAGCGAGATCGCCACGGCGACCCGCCGGCTGGCCGACAAGTTCGCCATCCCCACCCTGGTGGCACCCGACCGGCTGCCGGCCCTGCCCCTCACGGTGCACCTGCGGACCGTCGTGCACGAGCCCCAGGTGGAGCAGAGCCGCATCCTGCACGCGCTGACATCCCGGCTGCGCGCCCACGGCGAAGACCTCCACCACATCATGACCTGCCTGGCCACGACCCTCGATGCCGCGGCGACGGCATGCACCGCTCAGGGGACCATCCTGAGCGGGGACGAGCCCGCCACCGCCGTACCGGACATCGTCTCCAGTCGCACGCTGTGCTCGTTCAGGACCGATGACACGAGCATCGCGGTCCTCCCGGTTGCCGGACTGGCGGGCTCGGCGGCCCTGTGGGTCGCCGTCGAACGCGCCGACGCCGGCGCCCTTTGGCGAGGTACAGCAGAGCTGTGCCTGTCGGTGGCGCACGGACCGCTGCTCGCCTGGCTGGCACGCGAGCAACTCACGGCGGAGCGCGATGCCCGGCTACGGGGCACTCTGCTGGCAGAGATCCTCGAACACGGGGGCGCCGTCACGAGCGCCGTCGCCGAGCAGGCCGCCATGGCCGGTTGGCAACTCGCCGGCTGGCACGTCGGACTGCACTTCCGCCTGGGCCACAGCGCGGGCCTGTCCACCTTCACGGTCGACACCCTGGCCCGCGAGCTGGCCGCCGCGCAGCTCTACCCCGGCCCGCTCGTCGAACGGGCCGACGGATGGTCCACCTGGATCACCAGCCCGCAGGAAGTACCCGCCGATCACGCCCACAAGGTGGCCAGGAAACTGACCCGGGCGTTGAGAGCCTTCCGCGACCGCAGAAGCGGCGTGACAGTGGCCGCCGGAGTGGGATCGCCGCAGCGGGACGCCAGTGGGATCGCCACGACCCTGGCCGAAGCACGCCAGGCCGCCGTCATCGCCGCCTCGTCCGGCGACAGCATGGCGGTGCGGGTGGTGCAGGACCTCGGCGCGTCACGGCTGCTGCTCGGCTGGTACTCCTCCAGCGCCTTTCGTGACTACGCCGGCCAGCTCCTGCGCCCGCTGCTGGACAACAGGGACAAGGACCTGATCACGACGCTGGAAGCGTACCTGGACCGCTCCTGCTCGGCGATGCAGACCGGCCGGGTGCTGGGGATCCACCGGAACACCGTTTCCCAGCGGATGGCCAGGGTG